The DNA region TCAGAGGTAGTCTGTGAacttaagtttcttttttcctttttttgataacTACTTaggtataattgatttccttcattaatcctacgtattttattttatgcatttaaaaatattatcctgagATGGGGTTCACCATATTACATTGGCTTCCCCAGATTacaaaaggggtccatgacaccaaaaaggttaagcaTTCCTGACTTAGATGGAAGCTTGAGGATCTTTAGCATTTTTTAGAAATGTTGGTAATCTGAGAAACACAAACTAATCATGTGGCATGGAGCTAGGAAGGACATGTGCCAACAAAATAGATTCTGTAGGAAGAAATCcatgattatgaaaagaaaacaacatcaGGAATTCTTCTGACTTCATGATGTATACATTCATCATTCTAAATTACACTTTTCCAAAAAGCAGAACTACATTTActgaatgtaaacagttttccCTTTCAGCATCTGCATTTATGCTATTCCGCCCTCCTTTTActtctttcctactttttatAGCAGAAAGAATTGTGGGATTTGTATGACCCACACTGACTCCATTTTCAGACCTAAATTTCATTTTCCTGTGAACTCCATCTGCTTTTTAATCTTGGGAATTAAGTGACATCCTGTTTCATATCCAGAAAAGTTCATTTGCTcactctctaccccaccccccaccccagctcttgAAACTCATTCATCCTCCCCTCCACCTGTaccttggaaagtccctaatctttccttcagttagaaatcagattacctcaTCTTGCATTCTGGTTTACAGCCTGTTAACTGTttgcttttaatgcataaaaatctgtttCCTTCCATATTCAGGGTCAAATACCGAGCTGAAGAGGCCTGTTCCCAATTTGTTATCCAGCTGCCATGAATAGCTTAATAAACTGATATACTCAGAAGCTCAAACCTCTGCTTCCTCAGTTGCTTCACATTTCACCTGTCACAATGCATCTGTTACAATGAAATGCTGTAAAAGTACAATAATGCTTCTCTGCAgaacagaaaaatattataaaagtcgCTTTCCCATTTATTATAATAAACAGTCTTGTTCTGTGCTTAACAAAAGAGGCTTGAGTCAAGAGTTAGCAAATACTTACTTGTTGCTTTGTGAGTGAATGTATGGACTGGACCTGCATTTGTAGTTGGTTTCCAATTGACTGCTGCATTGTGATTGGCTGCTGTTGCTGTATTTTGAGATGCTGGTGAAGAGGTGGGCTCTTGTCAACATAAAAATCTGtgataaagagaaactgaggcacagagattcaagcataatcaatttattagcaaAGCTAGCTATTGCCAACAAAAGGGATCCAAAGCTCCTCAATAGCCATGGAACAAACTGACAGAGCAGCTCTTTTATAGTTGAGGGGAGTATCCAAAAATTCAAACAATATATAGGAGACAGAAATAACATGGGACTTCAAAGATGGAGAATGAATTTTGACTGGCTAGTGTCAAGAGTCAGGCATTGTGCTGCTTAAATTGTGATGCTTAAATCAGTTTCCTTACCAGCCGGACCAACATCTTATGATTCACGCCCTATGGAGAGTCTTGTGGTGGGCAAATCACCAGATTGACACATCCCCTGGAAACTCCAACAATTGGCCAATTTCTAAGGGGAACAGGAGGCTTGTGGTTTGTATGTTACTGATTTCAATAGATTAGGAATCTTGTGGTTCCTAATAAGCCCTGTAAAAAGATGAATGTAGAAAAGGCACCTGAAGTTGTTTCTATTGCCAGGGAACTTGCAGGATATGAGTTACAAAGGTAGAGTAGAGAACTGAAGTTACAGGCTTAAGAGTGCTGAAACTCGCATAATGAGGGGGCCAAAAAATACATAGTGGATTGATCGTTAATACATAATAAATTGACAAAGTAAAGTGGGATATCAGTTTTCATTTCCACAATCTGAGGAGATACTGCCACATTGGCTATAGAGACAATCACTGGCATTTGATTATCAGGTTTTGGTGCTATGTTCCGGGGAAGAATAGGGTGCATAGCAGTTACTTGAGGCTTCATTCTTGGCTGTTGGTGAGAGGGGCAAGTTGGGGAGAGGGCTGAATGAGCTTGGGTGGACCCATGGAACACTGACTTTTTACACTTAATCCGCTGAGGAGGCTGGGATATTTCAATATTAACAGGTTCGCTGTAACTCTGtggagaaaacagacaaaaatagtATTTAAGATTGACAAGCACACAGGCTAATTTCTACATTCAAGAGTACTTGTTCTTATATTCAGGAACATCCATACTATTTAGCATCCTTGTACACTGTAGatacttaataatgcttattggattggacTACATTTTTGGTTCCGTGATGTAAATGAGAGAATTGTTTTATGTCTGTCACCTTACCAACAAGTCATTACCAAACAATAGTGTCTGTCCACTTGATCTTGTTTCATTTTGTACAGTACTTTACAATTTATGTGTTATCCTTACCTTAACACTGTTCTTAGGTAGCACAAATATCTTCATCTCTCAGATGAAGAGATTGAGGCTCATAAAGGTGTAGGGATTTGCTTGAGGTGATGCAGGTGGTCCAACCACAGCCAGCACTTAAACTCATGTCTCCTTACCCAGACCCATCATTCTTTCACTTTTCTATCTTGCCTTTCTTATTCCAGCTGTCATTTTACCTCTAAAATAATCTACCGTCcagattttttccctctctaaattCTAATATCTAAGTTGCTGACTTTTCAAATTATTTGAAAACATAAGAGTATCACTATTGTTCCTCTCTGAATCAGAGCTATAGTGTACTTTATGAAAGCTCATCTTTGGGCTTTTCTTAAGGATGTTtttggtatacatatatacatatatatatatgcatatatatgtatatatatattcttttttcccaATGGGATAAAGAAAATTAATCACAACATCTGTAATGAGAGAATAGGAACTGCTGGAAATGGGTTTTGAGGAATAGACTGTTGACATAAATTACTTAAATTGCAGAGAACCATATTAACATATCTTTAACTCAATGCAGAgcttgctttgatttctttaagtaGTGAGTGATGaattgttctccataatgatCTGGATAAAAATAACttctttcctaatattgaaactcCATCATAAATTACTGTAATATTGCCTTAAAAAATTTCCACACAGTCATATACTAATATTCTAATGACTTTTTAATTGACTTAGAAACTAAATTCATTCCACTGAAAGCCAGAAAATTGTTCAGAATCGACTCATAGGTGTTCTTCCTTAGTGCAATGGATAAAGGGCA from Trichosurus vulpecula isolate mTriVul1 chromosome 1, mTriVul1.pri, whole genome shotgun sequence includes:
- the LOC118858687 gene encoding thymocyte selection-associated high mobility group box protein TOX-like isoform X4; translated protein: MGNKPKSHKKKKKDPNEPEKPVSSYALFFRDTQAAIKGQNPNATFGEVSKIVASMWDGLGEEQKQVYKRKTEAAKTEYLKQLAAYRTSLKSKSYSEPVNIEISQPPQRIKCKKSVFHGSTQAHSALSPTCPSHQQPRMKPQVTAMHPILPRNIAPKPDNQMPVIVSIANVAVSPQIVEMKTDIPLYFVNLLCINDQSTMYFLAPSLCEFQHS